The sequence GGTTCAAGATGAAACCCAGCATGCGTCTGTGGCCTAAGGCTGGATTGAGGGCAGGCGGAAGTCATGGTCAAGAATCCTCGCTGGGGTCTCCAGCCCCTGACACTCTTATCTAGTATCATAGAAATGAATTCTACCACCTAAATGAGTTTTCCAGAAACATAAAGCTCACCCCTttacaatttaaaactttttaaaaactcattctgGAAGGAAATCACTCTAAAACATTACACTCGTCTTCAGCCCATCTGCACTATAATATAAATCCTTCTGGATAGCTGAGGATCATTCATAGACACCAAAAACCTCTGCAGCAATGTATTCAGAAGCTGTAACAGCGTCAGAAAAGCTATTTGCCTTAATGCCAGATGACCTTGGACCACTTTTTAAATGCTTATGACTGCTTTAAAAGTtttctgtggggacttccctggtggcgcagtggttaagaatccgcttgccaacgcaggggacacaggttcgagccctggtgcgggaagatcccacatgccgtagagcaactaagcccgtgtgccaccactagtgagcctgagctccagagtccgcgagccacaactactgagcccacagggcagaactactgaagcccgcacacctagagcccgtgatccgcaacaagagaagccaccgcaatgagaagcccgcacactgcaacgaagagtagcccccactcgccgcaactagagaaagcccacgcgcagcaacgaagacccaacacagccaaaaataaataaataaataaatttaaaaaatttttaaaataaaagttttctgtgATACTGCTTCCCTTGCTACCAAGCGATCAGGGGTCACTAGCTGCTATAAATGTGCTTCTAATCTTTGAGCACAGGAACACACATGGACACATTAAAATTGTGAATAAAGTAAGAACGAGTAGGCTGTGATTGAGGACTGTAGGGTCTGTCCAGTGAGTGAAGCACATGAAGACTGTAGCTGCTTAAGAGTTCTTTCTGCTCCCTCTAGACCCCACAATGTTACCCTGCAGTTGACCTCCACATAAGTGAAGCGTCACTGCACTAGTAACCCCGAGATCACTATTTGCTTCTTCAACTGGAAAAGTCCACTGAAGATCACAATATAGATTGTCCCCAATAATAGGAGACAGTTGGAATATTTAAGACAAGGAAGGCAGCATAGCATAGAGACAAAAAACAGTCTTTGGCATTGGAAAGATCTGGGTGGGAATCCTGGTGTCCCCATTTTCCAGCTGCATGATTGATTTGGGGGACAGGCCACTCACccaccactctgagcctcagggtCATGAGGATGAAAGGAGAGAATGCAGGAAGGTGCTTAGCACAGCATCTGGCAAAAATGGGGTGAGAAGGGGCCAGGAAATCGGAATGTGCGTTTGGGTCCTTGGGGGCATCAGGAAGTCAAGAGTGGGAGCCTGAAGGGAAAGGGACCGGGCAGAAAAGGAGCAGTAAAGGAGCCCCGCTATCCTGGCTTCCCCCCCAAGAGGTAGGTGTCATTGTGTGTCTGCCCTGTGTAGCCCAGAAGGCCTGGGGCTGccccagagagcactgagagggGGGCTGGCTCCCGCACTGGGGATTGGGAACTTCTTCTAGAGGGCTGTCTCTCCCCTTTTTCCTGCTCTGATTAACACGAGGTTGGTGGGccgggcagggagggagagatggggaaggagTCCCCACAATGGTTTGTACCCCCCTGAACCTAGTAAAAATATGAAGCTGCCAAACAAAGCAGCCATGTCTCCTTCCTCAAAGCCCCCATCTGCCTAGCGGCCAGGCTGGGAAGTGGGTACTGCTGTGGGCCTTAGCCCAGAAGGGGTAATATGGGGAAGAGGGGGTGGCAGAGAAGCTTGGTGGCGGGGTGGCTGTCCTCCTGTCCCTGCGTCTTTTTTGGTTTCTTCCTTTAGCCCCTCCATTTAGCTACTGAGCACCCACTCCGGGCTGAACGCTGGGCTAAGGGGCTGGGATACGGAGACAAATGACACATAGTCCTGGCTCCTGGAGAAAGACCACCCAGGCCCTGGGTCCTTGCCTCCTCCCATCCTCAGCTCCCTTGCCCCCTGACCCCTCACCCCACTTCTCTGAACCCGTCTCTTCTGCCCCTCTGACTTTGTTCTGTTCATGTCTTAACCAGACTCCGCAGTGTGTGTGCTCCCAGAGGGAAGCGATgcaaagggggtggggggtggggtgggcagaaaGGAGGGAATCCCGCTGACATCATGGCTCATTAGCATATGTGACCTCATCAGGAGGTGGGACTGTTTCCCCAGGTGTCTAGGGGGAGGGCATGGGGGGTGGTATTTAAAGGGAAGAGCTGACAGTGCTGCTGAGTGAGGGAGCGGGTGCTGCGAGCCGCCAGgctgcacacgcacacgcacaccgATGCACACAGACCTCGACACCGACATGGACACGGACACAGAAACCACAGCACTCTGCCCCGCCGGCAGCCACCAGGCCTCCCCGCCAGGGACGCCCACACCAGGTGAGGGCTGAGCTGGCAGGTGCTGGCTGCAACCATGGGGGTGGGAGCTGAAGCTTTGGTGGGGAGGTCAGAACTAGGGGTTGAAGGAGCTCGAACCCAAACAGCAAGAGGGGAAGACCAACTCAGGAAGTGGGGAAGCCTCCTGCCCACACCAGGACTGGGGCTCAGCTGAGGTGGGGGGctagggggcagaggtgggctgcCTAAATGTCCCCTAACCCATCACCGGGGGCGACCCTGGGGAAACTGGTACTTAGCCCCTAGGTCTGCCTCATTCCCAAGAGGTTGGGAcgggcaggagggaagggggaaagacAAGGGGCAGCCCACAAGCCTGGGAATCACGGGCAGGGGGCTACCCTGGGGAACTGTTTTGAGGGTTTCTCTGGCTCCTGGAGGCCCTGGCTGCCAGCCAAGTATTGATCCTGGGCTATTTCCAGCCTCTCTCTATCCCCCTTTGTTATGTCTGTGGTTCCTCCTCCAGTTACCCTGACCCGTGCATTGTCACTCTCCCTGCTACTGCTCTCTCGctatttctcctcctccctccctctctctccctccctcagcctcacgATGAACACAATATTCTGTCGGACTCACAGGGACAGCCAGGGGTGCAGAAGGATtctcacacacagacatgcattgGGGGATGCTTACCTACAGGGCCATGGGAAGAGGCAGCCCCCTTAACACACCCATGGAGACCCAACACACACATCTCAGTGAGCAAGTCCCTTCCCTGGGAACAGGCTCCCCACAAAGTTTTTGACTCTATCAGTACCCAATCCCAGAACCTGGGCAGCAGCTTCAGTTTATCCTCTGGGTGGGGATCATCAGTGCAGGAAGCAGGAGGGGGCAGGGCCTCCCGGTGGAAGGAGGGGCAGCCCTCGGCCAGAGGCCTAGTCTGGGGGTGTGCCTGTGTGTCAGTGTGAAGTGTGAGTGGGTGTGCAAGCCTGCACACAGGTGCCTCCCCTGCATGGGGCATGTTTTGAACGGGCTGTGGCTGAAACCACACTGGGCAAGCCTTCAGGTCAGCCCCTGGGAGCCCCACCAGTTCAGGCTTCTGGTGGAGTTCAGTGGAAGAGGTCAGACCAAAGATTCTCAGCTCCTTCTGGGTCACGGTCATCGACTGGGCCTCTGAGGCTGGAGCAGCCAGGACTGAGTCCTCTGCAGGTGTCTAGGCCTACCCCACTCATAGCTTCCTTCTCTTTGCCCCCCCCAGAAGCAGATGCTACACTGCTGAAGAAGCCAGAGAAACTGTTGGCAGGGTTGGACCGGGGCGGGCCACCCCCTGCCCCGGGGGCCCCCAGACGAAGAGGCAGTATGCCTGTCCCCTACAAGCACCAGCTGCGGCGGGCCCAGGCTGTAGATGAACTTGACTGGCCACCTCAAACCTCATCCTCTGGCTCCTCTGACTCCCTGGGTTCAGGAGAGGCAGCCCCCACCCAAAAGGATGGCATCTTCAAGGTCATGCTGGTGGGGGAGAGCGGCGTGGGCAAGAGCACCCTAGCAGGCACTTTCGGTGGTCTCCAGGGAGACAGTGCTCACGAGCCGGAGAACCCAGGTATTTGGGGGAGCCCTGCAAGGATTGAGGGTGCCTCTGGAGCCCTAGTCAGGGATGGAAGAGCTCAAGGCATGaacagtcctggaggccagaaccTAAGAGAAACTGTTTCAATGCTTTCTGTGGCAACCTCCCTGGAGGGGGTCCCTGGTGCTGGGATCTAAGGCATCCCTGGTTACCAGGTCTTACAGGTGTTGGGGAGCCTCCTAATGGGCTCTATTCCCTGTCCCTATTTCCCAACAGAGGACACCTATGAGAGACGCATCATGGTGGATAAGGAGGAAGTGACTCTAGTTGTTTATGACATCTGGGAACAGGTGAGAACTAAGATGTGGCTGCAAGCAGGTGATGAAACCTGGGAGAGCTGAGGAGGGGCCAAGTATGGCTGAAGGCTGAAGGCTGGTGGGACTACAGCCCCTGGTTTTAACATGTAGTGGAACCTGACCTTTCATATATATTGTCTCAGAGAGCAAAGGCTCACACCTATGCACATACCATGGCATTGAGAGCTGCTGTCTGGTTTCCAGGATCTTCTGACCCAGAGGAAAGTTAGGATCTGGATTTGACAAACCCTGCAACTGCAAGCCAGGCTGAACACCCTGAAACTGACCCCCTCTGTACATTTTTCAGCCTAGAAGATCCTGATCTGAGAGGACAGAAGCTCAGGGCTCTGTAATGtcagggaagggggaaaaaagtgagGACTTGTGAATATTTGGACATAAATGATTACTATGCAGAAACGAGAGGCCAGATTACACACACTTGAATAGCATTCATTTTTTAAGAGCTTAAGCATAAGAAAGTAGGATGGGCTACCCTAGTCTAGGATCCTATGTCCCCCATTCGCCCATGTGGGGCTCACATTACAAACTTCTCCCTCCTCCACAAACACACTCTGAGTATGGAGATTCTGCCATTAACTAGCTCTGTGTCCTAAGCAGGTGGCTTCTCCCTCACATCCTGGCTCCTCATCCTTGAGGTGTAGGTGCTGGGCAGGTTCTCCCATGCCTCCAGCCCTGACGTTCCACGACTCTCTGCCCATCTGCAGGGGGATGCAGGGGGGTGGCTGCAGGACCACTGCCTTCAGACGGGGGATGCCTTTCTCATCGTCTTCTCAGTCACCGACCGACAAAGCTTCTCCAAAGTTCCAGAGACCCTACTACGGCTCAGGGCTGGGAGGCCCCACCATGACCTGCCTGTCATCCTCGTTGGAAACAAGAGTGACCTGGCCCGCTCCCGGGAGGTCTCACTGGAGGGTGAGTACCCTGAACCTCATTCATGTTTGCAATCTCAGGGAACCCTCTCCCTTCCAGGACACCTCTTCTCCATAAGGCCCTTTTACCCTCCTGGGTGCACAAAACTGCAGTTAGCCCCAGGCTAAGGGCAGACTCTCAATGCCCACGCCTTGGGCCCCGAGactcccttctcttccccctcACCTATTCTCAaggcccctttctccctccccctccacaccACCACCGCCCTCCACTTAATCCCTGCTTGTTCTATCAGTTGCAAGAGATCCATTTGCCCCAATCCCTTTCCACTGCACGCCCTGGACCCCCCAGACCCAGCCTCGCCCGGCCCCGGGCCCAGCGCAACCCCATGGGCGGGCGGGCGCCTGAACACGTCCCTTCCTGCAGAGGGTCGCCATCTGGCAGGGACACTGAGCTGCAAGCACATCGAGACGTCGGCCGCGCTGCACCACAACACGCGGGAGCTCTTCGAGGGAGCGGTGCGCCAGATCCGGCTGCGGCGGGGCCCGAACCGCGCTGGGGGCCCGCAGCCCGAGTGGGGCAGGCCCGAGGGCCCCGCGCCGCCCACGCGCCGCGAGAGCCTCACCAAGAAGGCCAAGCGCTTCCTTGCCAACCTGGTGCCGCGCAACACCAAGTTCTTCAAGCAGCGCTCCAGGTCGTGTCACGACCTCTCCGTGCTCTGAGCCGCGGTCGCTATGGTCACCGTGGTCGCCATGGTCACCGCGGTCGCCATGGTCACCGCGCCCTCCGCTCGCcccctcgccccgccccgcccccctccgGCTTCCTCTGTGAAGACAGTCTAGGAAACCAGAAACTCCCGGGACGCCCCGGTGTGACTTTGGGAGCTgggccccccgcccccagacccCGGCGGGCGTCGCCCCACCCGCTCCGCGCGCCCCCCGGTTACCTCCCGGCCTCGGGGCTCCTGGAAGGCGAGGACGCTGACCCGCGGGGGTCGCGCAGCGACTGTTGGGCGGGGCGGCTTCCGGCGGGCGGGGAGGGAAGTAGTTCTGcaaggtattttgtttttttattaattcaCGCTTGACCACCTCTCCCGTAAAGAGATGCTAAAAGCAAGAACTggaaaagtgctttgtaaactccTTTACAGTTTTCCACCTTTGTACTCAGCGCGAATATGCCTCAACTTTAAGAGATTCTTAAAGGTAAAGACACGGAGCCGCTTCTTTGAGACTTTCCTAAAGCGTCCTGGCTCTGATCTGCTGCACTTGTCCACTTTGCCTTTAAGAAGTTCTTAAAGGCAAGGGCCTGGAAGCGCTGTTCTTCTGAATTGATTGTGATTTACCGTTACACCAGGGCACTTCCCCTTTAAGGTTATTAAGGGGAAGGTGTGCAGAGACTTTTGCCTGAAGAGCTGTGCGGTGGCAACCCGCCTTTAGCCAGGTCCCAGGAGGCACCAGCAAGGGGGCCACCCTTCCCTTTTCAATAAAGAATTTTTCTACTGCACTTGCTCACTTTGACTCTCTGTTctcaaagcccccccccccccccacggaagggatgggtggatttaggttcCTTGCTCCTCTGAGCCtgagttttcttgtctgtaacgGTTCTAGGGAGACTCCGGAACTGACTTAGTCCTGGAGTAGTCATAACAAGGGGCAAAAGGCCCCTAAAGTTTACGGAGTCCAGCTTGTCCCTTTGCCAATGAAAAAACAGGCCTGGAGAGGAGCAGGGACCCGTTAGAATTAATTTGGTAACTCAGTGACCAAGTCCCCATCACCTTACCCCTTATCCGGCAAGGAGCAGGCTGGAGGCTACATTTTGTACCCAGAACTACACTCAGCTGTGACCTGGGCTGATTCAAGGTGGGGCCCACATCCAACAGGGAGGCCCATCAGCTGGGGCGTGATAGGGTTGGCCTGCACCTCCCCAGCTGTCACCTGCAAGGTCCCTGTGAGAGCTGAAGCTGTCACTGCCTCCCCTGGGGACGCCCACGCCTGCTGCTGCCTGAGCTGAGTGTGAACAAAGAGAGCAGAGGCAGCAGTTCCCCTCACCCCTAGACATACAATACAGCTACCCGAGCACCTGAGGGCCAGGcctccactccaccccacccAGGTTCCCAGAACTCGATGGAAAGAGGGATGAGATGTCTCCTGAGTCCTTGCAGCTGGGGAGGAGCCAAGGGGGACCAGCCCAGCACAGGTGGTGAGATGATGATATGAATAATGACACTATCCTTAGGACTTAATTTACTTTGTCTCAATTCTTTAATGACTATATGAGGTGTCACTACCTCTTCTACtgtggaagaaacagaaagtaacttgcctgaggtcaatAAGCAATAGAGCTGGGATTGGACTCTCGTCTGCTTGATACTTAATGGTGATTGTATCCAGCCTTGCATCTGAGGTTCCCCTTCAGTGAGGATgatgggaagagggagagggacagtagaaagaatgcaggggacactaTGGGCAGAGCCATGGGCAGTGGCTGTGGTAAAAGGGCCAGAGAAATTACATGGCTATAGTGGCGTAAGCCAGCTCTAAACTCTGGGGACCAGGAACAGCGGCAGTGCAAATTGTAAACTGCAGGAAAACACACTGGGCCCATTAAGGGACCAGATGGTCCTACAGTTGCGTTGAAACCTCAGGGACATGAAGAGGAGGGCTAAGAGATGAGCACCGAAAAGAAGTTTGGGAGCCCTATTGCAAAGGACCTTAAATGCCAGGCAAAGGAGTTTGTGCCCAACTCTGTAGGCAGTGAGAGTCACTGAAGGGTTTTGAGTGTGTAAGTGACATGATGGGGCTGGTCCTTTGGGAAGAGGAGGCAAGGAGATGGACTGGAGCAGCAGAGGCAAGGCCTGAAGAGATGAGTTTAGGGGACAATCACAGTAATACACATGGAAGGTAATGAAGGACCACGCTGAGGGAGATGGCAGTGGGAAAGGAGAGGCAGCATGGAACTTAAGAGTCAGAATCTGTGGGACTTGACAACTGAGTGGCTGGGTATAAAGACAGGGAGAAGTTGCAGGTGATGGGAGGATGGTGAGGAACTGGGAGTTAGGGGGCAGGGGAGGTAGCCGGTAAATGGCTCCATTTTGGAGACTCTTGAGTTTGAGATGCTCAGAAATACATCCCTGGACAGCTGAGtctgaaattcaaaacaagttaGGGCAAGAGACACAGATAGGAGAATAATTGCCATACCAATGGTAGTAAAGCCAGAGGAAAGGATGAGATGCAGGGCAGTCACACAGGGCCCCATGCttagtttaatgctctgctgtcgcTTGAACAAGGCTCCTTGAAGAAGgaaccctgcattttcattttgcagcaGGGACCCACTAAGGGAGAGACTAAGAGGATGCAGTACAGGTTGGGATCCTTAGCCTCAAACCACACATGGGCTTTAGGGGTCTGTGATTCTTGTGAAATGGTACAATCTGATGCGTTTGTGCAGTCACGCATTTGTCTGAGAATAGGTTCACGAATTTcatcagatttccaaaggggTCTGTGACCCAACAAATCACGAGCCGAGATGGTACTGACTGCTGCTGAGAAGGGGAACTTGGTGGGTGGACAACAGGTGTAGGAGGTTTACTTTTCATTGTATGccttttttctaccttttggGTTTTTAACTATGgctaaataaactaaataatttttttaaaataaattatttatttttggctgtattgggtctttgttgctgcacgcgggctttctctagttgcagagagcaaggtctactctttgttgcggtgggcgggcttctcattgtggtggcttctcttgctgcaaagcacgggctctaggtatgcgggcttcagtagttctggcacgagggctcagtagttgtggctcgcagcctcagtagttatggcgcacgggcttagttgctccgcggcatgtgggatcttcccggaccagggctcgaacctgtgtctcctgcactggcaggcggattgttaactgctgcgccaccagggaagtccctaaactaaataatttaaaacaaaacaaagctttgGTGttccagagaaagaagagggaccaAAGAGAGAGTCCTGGGGACAGGCAGATGAAGAAGGTGGGATGCAGCTGCCAAACAAGTGGTGGAGGAACTAGGGTTGAGCAGGTAATGGCTACTGCCCAGGGAGAAGGGTTTTCTAGAGGAAGAGTACCACCACTGGTCAAATGTGGCAGGAGGGGAGGATGAGGAACCAGAAGGCCCAGTGCCTTTCATGGGGCAGAAGTCTAAAGATGATGACGGCAGGACCTCCCCCATGAGGGGAGCCACACACGCCACAAGCTTCCCTCCCCCCAACTCAGCCAGTTCCATCAGCCCGACCCATCTGTGTGTTCCCTCCAGACGCCTACAGGAAAGAGCTCAGAACAGACAGAAGCTGAAGCCCCGCTCCTGCTAGACTTGGGAGAGGTGGGGTCTTCTCTGAGAGCCTGGccactcttctccctccctctgatcAAGGCAAAGTAAGCCCAGGCTGCTGATCTGGACTGGCATGAGACCAGCAAGGGGGCCCGATGCTGAGCTGCCTGTGCCAGGTAAGATCCTCTCTGCCCTCACGcgcccttttttttaaaaattaattaatttattatttatttttggctgcgttgggtctttgttactgcgcgcggctttctctagttgcaaagagcaggggctactctttgttgcggtgcacaggcttctcattgcggtggcctctcctgttgcggagcacgggctctaggcgcgcgggctccagtagttgtggctcacaggcttaggtgctcggcagcatgtgggatcttcccggaccagggctcgaacccgggtcccctgcataggcaggcggattcttaaccactgtgccaccagggaagccccgtgctcCTCTTAACCAGTCCAATTTTGACTTGGGGTCTGTGCTCCCTTATCAGCCCAGTCCCTGCCCAACCTCTACTAACCCCATGCCGCCTGGCCCACAAGGCCGCCTCATTGGCCAAGAGCATAGACTGGGTGTTCTCTCCCTTGAGAGGCCAGAGGTGAGGCCAGTCCTGTCTTAGAAGTTATCCCTCTGCTCTGGGCCTCTGCTTACAATTGGGCCTTTGTGCCCTGCTGCATCTAACCCTCTTTAGAGACTGGAACAGGGGCTCTCCTCTTCTGAAGGACTGCCGGAGTCATGGAAGGACACTCCGCAAGTCTTCTGGGTTAAATCCTCGCTCCCAGAAAGTCCACCCATACATACATCTTTTTATTAATCTAATCTAATTGTTCCAATCCACATCAGTCTAAGTAAAATCTTCCTGGACGTTTTAATCTTTCATCTACAAATGCTTGTTGCTCTGCTCAAGTACTGCCATATGCCAGTCACTGTGCTGGGccctaaagagaaaacaaatacagataaGGCACTATCCCTGCCCTCAAGTAGCTTACAATTGAGCTGGAGAGACAGGGCAAGTTGGAGGTAGCACTACCATGGCCAAAACAGCAGCAAACTATACCACATTCTGACTAACTGCAAGCTATATCACGTGCTCTAAGAAGTCTGAATGGAAGAGACAGAACATTTGGAAGACATATTTTAGGAACTGGGCCTTGAAGGTTATACATAGGCTGTAGATAGatgggggaaagaaggaaaataaatgtctTGCGGCAAAACCACATGAGCAAATGTACAGGAGAAATGGTGGGCAGCCTGCCACATGATGAGGTAAAGACCCTCCCTGTACAGAAGGAAGCAAAATTTGGGAGGATATCAAAGGgtcccaaaaccagacaagagcATTCTGCTTCTTAGTCCTTTATCACCTGGTGGCTCTCTGATGGAAATACTCAAGGAATTTGAATCTTGATGTCATGACTCTACAGCTTGGTGGCCTTGTAAAGTCAAGGCGTGAATATAAATTCAATGGGGCTGTGCAAGCCTTTTACCTGGCACTCAGGCTATTTTCTGGATGGAAGTCTATGGAGAAAGTCACTCTTAACCTCTCTTGtctttctgaacctcagctcTTCCcaattataaaatgaggataagggcttccctggtggcccagtggttaggactctgcacttccttagttccagggaactaagatcctgcctgccacaaggcgtggccaataaataaataaataaaacgaggATAATGATACCTATCTTGTAGGATAATCATGAGGACtagattaaaatgcaaatatcttcATGATTGTACAAATCAGCAGTGGAAGTAATGCTTcttacaaaaattttttattatttttctttttttaaaaatttttattggagtatagttgatttagaagcAATGTTTTTTTGCAACCTGTGTCTGGTCCCTTATTCAGGCAACCATGCAACATGCTAATCTCTCAAAGCATGGCACCACTCTGGAGATACAAATTTAAGTTGTGGTCCACAAAGTCCAACAGCCTCCTGCAAGACTCACAGGTAACCCATTATCGGATTTCTTGTTTGGGGAGTTTTGGGGGGAAGATTGGCAACTGAAGCCTAAGGATGGTATTATACTACACAGTTTCCCATTTTTCTGTTCAAATTACAACTTTAGGCAGAGGACCTGTGCTGATTTAAAATACTTATTCTGAAAGGAAACTGCCAGAGTAGGTAGGGCTAGGCTCTGGAGACCACAAAGACAGGTGCCATAGGAATGCTTGGGGGAGATTAGGAGGGATGCTTGCAAAGGACTATAACAGAGACTGCTCTGGGATTTTCCCCAGCCAGACCAAGCAAAGGGCACTAGGTATCCTGAAGGTACTTGAGGGGCCCACCTTGATTTTCCAAAGCCATCTGGTTGTAACCTGATTAGAGTTTCAAGTATAAAGAGATTTGACCAGTGGGATTTGTTTTCCTGAAATGTAGCCTGTGTGTGACCTAGGACCTTGTAAGCCTGGGACTTTAGCCCAGGAACAATGAAGGTTTATTTTCACCATTGCCCCACCATCAGTTCCGCCCCTGTAAATCTCGAGCATTCTCAAAGTTGGGGAGGAGAATTAGGTCAGGTAGAAAGTCAAGTATGTAGGCATCCAGAGGAATGGGAAGCTATCAAGTTCTAAGGCCTCTACAGGTTATCATTTCATTGCATCCTCACAACATCCCCGAGACAGGTACTactgttatcatttcctttctaaaaGGGAGGAGTCTTGAGTTAGAGAAGTAACACCTAAGCTTACTCAGCTGGTTTGTGGCAGAAGAGAGATCTGAAGCACATGGTGTTGTTCCAGAGTATGATCTTTCTGCTACAGGGTGGAGGTTCCCTGGCTTGGCTGGGCCCAGGAAGTGGGAGAAGGAGGCTAATTCTCAGCACCATTCATTTTAAACAAGTAGGCTTCAGGATGCTTGAAAGCTGACTGAAGTTCCCATCCTTTCTGGGATATTGGCAAGAGTCTGACAAGTCTCTGATTTCCAAGGTCACTGTTTCCCTCTTCTTGCAATCCAGCACTGACTGGCTCTTTTCCAATCTTCAGGCACCTCATCCACCCACTGCCCTCAAAAATAACTGCTTAATGGGTCTCCAGTAACTCCACCCAACTCCTTAAGGGCTCTTGACAGCAGATCATCTGGGAGAGCCAAGAGAACTcatccaacttttaaaaatattttatttatttatggctgcattgggtcttcatcgttgggtctttgttgctgcatgcgggctttctctagttgtggcgagcgggggctactcttcaatgtggtgcacgggcttctcattgcagtggcttctcttgttgcagagcactggctctaggcacaagggcttcagtaattgtggcatgcgggctcagtagttgtggtgcaagggcttagttgccccacggcacgtgggatcttccaggaccagggatcgaacctgtgtcccctgcattggcaggcagattctaaaccactgggccaccagagaagtccctcatcCAACTTTTAAAAGTGATCTTTGATCATCTCTTTCCTTGCCTCCATCTTCCCACATGATCTAAGTTGACTGGTCTGCTTCACCTCACACAGAGCTCTCTCAACCAAGAACACACtttgagggatttccctggtggcgcagtggttaagaatccgcctgccaatgcaggggacacgggctcaagccctggtctgggaagatcccacatgccgtggagcaactaagcccacgcaccacaactactgagcctgcactctagagcccgcgagccacaactactgagcccacgtgccgcaacagcaaaggcctgtgcgcctagaatctgtgctccgcaatgagaagccactgcaatgagaagccctcgcacagcaacgacgacccaatgcagcccaaaaaaaaaaaaaaaaaaagaatacactttgCGAGCAATCCGTTCTGGATATAGAGTGCAAAAGTTGGAAGGGAAGGGGGGGATATCTGAAGCCAGAAGATTCACACAGCTTCAGACCAGAACTCCTTTCCTGCATTCAGCTCATGACTACTGACTTCAC comes from Balaenoptera ricei isolate mBalRic1 chromosome 2, mBalRic1.hap2, whole genome shotgun sequence and encodes:
- the REM2 gene encoding GTP-binding protein REM 2; this encodes MHTDLDTDMDTDTETTALCPAGSHQASPPGTPTPEADATLLKKPEKLLAGLDRGGPPPAPGAPRRRGSMPVPYKHQLRRAQAVDELDWPPQTSSSGSSDSLGSGEAAPTQKDGIFKVMLVGESGVGKSTLAGTFGGLQGDSAHEPENPEDTYERRIMVDKEEVTLVVYDIWEQGDAGGWLQDHCLQTGDAFLIVFSVTDRQSFSKVPETLLRLRAGRPHHDLPVILVGNKSDLARSREVSLEEGRHLAGTLSCKHIETSAALHHNTRELFEGAVRQIRLRRGPNRAGGPQPEWGRPEGPAPPTRRESLTKKAKRFLANLVPRNTKFFKQRSRSCHDLSVL